In Aliivibrio wodanis, a genomic segment contains:
- the vasF gene encoding type VI secretion-related protein VasF, which produces MESTKKDSLLSSLLFDDVEKINNDQDYWFQLRGDNPNPLIDAATPLFGLSLRVRSLTECENIDLIYRQTVEEIKTIEIELSEQGYEHAILMAYRYILCACLDESVMGAEWGASSVWAEHSMLSRFHNETWGGEKVFTILNRLEGEPERYKALLEFIYHCLILGFEGKYRVMEGGHAEREKVITRLYDTLSGFDECEHQALTSATEHVVRAKYKLSRQIPVWSVFLGFVVLWAGLFLGYTYVLHNKSSDVLNQLNQIL; this is translated from the coding sequence ATGGAATCAACCAAAAAAGACTCTCTATTGTCTAGTTTGCTGTTTGATGATGTCGAAAAAATCAACAATGATCAAGACTACTGGTTTCAACTTCGTGGCGACAACCCAAATCCCTTGATTGATGCAGCAACACCGTTGTTTGGCCTTTCGCTACGAGTTCGCTCACTTACTGAGTGTGAAAATATCGATCTCATTTATCGTCAAACAGTCGAAGAGATCAAAACGATAGAAATCGAGCTGTCAGAGCAAGGTTATGAGCATGCCATTTTAATGGCCTATCGCTACATTTTGTGTGCATGTCTGGACGAGTCTGTAATGGGGGCAGAGTGGGGAGCGTCAAGCGTATGGGCAGAGCACTCGATGTTATCGCGCTTTCATAATGAAACTTGGGGTGGTGAAAAAGTATTTACCATTCTGAATCGTCTAGAGGGTGAGCCGGAGCGATACAAAGCTTTACTCGAGTTTATTTATCACTGCCTGATTTTGGGCTTCGAAGGCAAATACCGCGTTATGGAAGGCGGTCATGCAGAGCGCGAAAAGGTGATTACGCGCCTGTACGACACTTTGAGTGGTTTTGACGAATGTGAGCATCAAGCTCTTACCAGCGCGACTGAACATGTCGTTCGCGCCAAATATAAGTTAAGTCGACAAATTCCGGTTTGGTCGGTGTTCCTAGGGTTCGTCGTTCTCTGGGCTGGATTGTTTTTGGGGTACACCTACGTACTGCATAACAAATCAAGCGACGTGTTAAATCAATTAAATCAAATACTTTAA